The genomic segment ACATGCGCATGCTCGGCGGCAAGGGCGGGGGCGGAAAAGGGGGCAGCGGACCAGGGCCTGACGAAAGCGAATTCGGCGGCGACGAAGGTCCCCCGCCGAGCGCGAGTTCCGGCTCGAGTTCCTCGCGGCCTCCTGCCGGTCGCGGCAATGCCGGCGGCGGCAATGCCGGTGGCGGACAGCGTCGCCCACCGGTAGACGATGGCGACATTCCATTCTAAGTAGGGCCTGTTCTAAGTCATGCTCGGTTGAATGAATTTCGATCGGCCTGAATTGAGCTAGAACCGATAATCAGTTTGCAGATCTCACGAACTTATTTTTGTAATCGCCGCGAGCTTCCGTCTTGCGGCCCGTTGAAGACGAGGATTTCGTTATGCCAGGTTTGAATAACAAGCGTTTGCCCCGTGCCGCCAACGGCGGCGTCGAACTCATGCTCATCCAAGATGTCGATCATCTCGGCAAGCAAGGGGACGTCGTCAGCGTCAAGCGCGGCTATGCGGCCAACTATCTCTTGCCGCAAGCCTTGGCGACCATCGCCACCGAGCATCACAAGCGGATGGTTGAGAAGCATCGCGCTCGCCTGCAAGAGATTCAAAAGGCCCGCATGGCCGGCCTGCGAAACATGGCCGAAGAATTGGCCAAGCAGAGCGTCACGATCGAAGCCAACGCCAACGACGAAGGCCATCTCTACGGCTCGGTCGGCCCGACGGAAATCGTCAACGCACTCAAGAAGGCCGACTACACGATCACGGCCGATCAGGTTCGCCTCAAGGGCCCGCTCAAGGAACTCGGCCTCTACACGGTCAAGATCCATCTCGGCCACGAGATCGAAAGCGATCTCAAAGTGTGGGTCGTTCCGGCCGTGGCCGACGAACACGCCCATGCCGACAAGCCGGCTGCGGAAAAGAAGTAGTT from the Planctomycetia bacterium genome contains:
- the rplI gene encoding 50S ribosomal protein L9; amino-acid sequence: MPGLNNKRLPRAANGGVELMLIQDVDHLGKQGDVVSVKRGYAANYLLPQALATIATEHHKRMVEKHRARLQEIQKARMAGLRNMAEELAKQSVTIEANANDEGHLYGSVGPTEIVNALKKADYTITADQVRLKGPLKELGLYTVKIHLGHEIESDLKVWVVPAVADEHAHADKPAAEKK